One candidate division WOR-3 bacterium genomic window, ACAAGGAGCATCTTCTTCGTGCCCTCCCCGTCAACCTGGAAGTTCGAAATATAGCCCTCCTCCAGAAGAATCCGGGCAATCTCGTGCTTCATCTTGGAGAACGGGACCCGCACTTCCTTGCGTCTGACACTCAGACCGTTCCGAATTCTGGTCAGAAAATCAGCAATCGGGTCCACTTCAGCTCCTCCTACCAAGTCGCTTTACGCACGCCCGGCAGTTCGCCGCGCAGCGCCAGTTCACGGAAGCAAAGCCGACAAAGTCCGAACTTACGGTAAACTGCGCGCGGCCGGAAGCACCGCTGGCATCGGCTGTGTTTGCGCACCTTATACTTGGGCATACGCTTGGATTTAACGATCAGTCCCAGTCGCGCCATTCCCTATTTCCTCCTAAAGGGCAACCCAAGCGCGGCAAGGAGTGCTCGCGCTTCGTCGTCGTGCCGGGCATTGGTATGAAATGTGATGTTCATGCCGGTCACCTTCTTCACCTTGGCCGCCTCGATTTCTGGGAAAATCAACTGCTCGGACAGCCCCAGGCTGTAGCCGCCGCGGCCATCGAATGCGTCGGGTGAGAACCCCTGAAAATCGCGGATTTTCGGCACGGCGAAGTTGAAGAACCGGTCAATGAACTCGTACATCCGGGCCCCGCGCAAAGTCACCTTAAGCCCGAGCGGCATTCCTTTCCTAATCTTGAACGCGGAAATTGCGCGCTTGGCAAGCGTACGTGCCGGTTTCTGACCGGTAATCATCGCTAGGTCCTCGGCAATTGTGTCGAGCACCTTCGCGTCAGCGACTGCATCCTTGGTTGTCACATTCACCACAACCTTGACGAGTCGCGGCACCTGATGGGGGTTACGATACCCAAACTGTTTGGTGAGTGCCGGCACAATCTTCTTTAGGTACTGCTCTTTGAGCCTTGGTATCATGCGTCAATTATCTCGTCACACTTGCGGCAGATTCTGACCCGTCGGCCTTCGTGCGGTTCGCGCCTGACCTTTGTCTTCCTACCGCACTTCGGGCACAGAAGCACGAGGTTAGAGACATCAAAAGGTATCGGCAGATCAATTATCCCGCCCGGCTTGGTGGTACCCTGTGGCCGCTGGTGTTTCTTCGCGAGGTTGAGCCCGTCAACGATGACTCTCACGCGGCCGGTCATCTTCTCCTTCTCAACCCGCAGAATCTTGCCCCGCCGGCCCCGCTCCTCACCGACCAGAACTTCAACCAGGTCACCCTTGCGCAGATTCACTATACCACCTCAGCAGCCAGTGATACAATCTTCGTAAACTTGCGGTCGCGCAGCTCGCGTGCCACCGGCCCGAAGACCCGGGTACCCTTGGGCTCACCTTTTTCATCCACCAGCACGCAGGCATTGTCATCAAACCGCACATAGCTCCCGTCCGGCCGACGAAACTCCTTGCGAGTTCTTACAACCACAGCGCGTGCCTTGTCCCCGGGCTTTATCGGGCCGGACGGAATCG contains:
- a CDS encoding type Z 30S ribosomal protein S14; translated protein: MARLGLIVKSKRMPKYKVRKHSRCQRCFRPRAVYRKFGLCRLCFRELALRGELPGVRKATW
- the rplE gene encoding 50S ribosomal protein L5; this translates as MPRLKEQYLKKIVPALTKQFGYRNPHQVPRLVKVVVNVTTKDAVADAKVLDTIAEDLAMITGQKPARTLAKRAISAFKIRKGMPLGLKVTLRGARMYEFIDRFFNFAVPKIRDFQGFSPDAFDGRGGYSLGLSEQLIFPEIEAAKVKKVTGMNITFHTNARHDDEARALLAALGLPFRRK
- the rplX gene encoding 50S ribosomal protein L24; its protein translation is MNLRKGDLVEVLVGEERGRRGKILRVEKEKMTGRVRVIVDGLNLAKKHQRPQGTTKPGGIIDLPIPFDVSNLVLLCPKCGRKTKVRREPHEGRRVRICRKCDEIIDA
- the rplN gene encoding 50S ribosomal protein L14 codes for the protein MIQEYSRLVVADNSGARVAMVIKIYGGSKRKFGTLGDTVFVTVKDAIPSGPIKPGDKARAVVVRTRKEFRRPDGSYVRFDDNACVLVDEKGEPKGTRVFGPVARELRDRKFTKIVSLAAEVV